The window GCTAAAAGgtacaactatatatattcaagAACGAATTAGTATTCAATTTGTCAACTTTGAGCCAATATGAAAATGACTACAGAGGTAAAGTAGTTATTCATTTCCCTTCAATTCCCTTCCCTTCCTTCGTCAATACTTGATATATCCCAATAAATAATACAGTAATAATAAGTAAcaacaatatattataataatagtgataagaaaattcatatattcTTATATATACACCTCACTTAAGAAACATACTCAGACGTATGGATACAATTTgttcaaattaaatgatagTATACATATGTCGagatatagtataattttagaaGGCCTACCaatgttttataaaatggtactattaatttctaaaaaattaaatacaacaCTTTACTGTCCAACAAAAATTTGCTACTTTCAATCCcttcttaaaataattatcactTTCCATTTGTCCAAACAATTTACAATACTCACTTTTTCATGTCAAAATCATGAAGTacaaaagatttttaaaaaatactgtATATACGTATATTCAATTAAAGCTGACTTTTAGAATAAGAATTGTGAGTTTAATCATAACTATTGCCACTAactatatactaaaaataatactattaatttggTAAGCCACCCAAAGCCATCTAAGTATTCCATTGACTTGctaaattttacatatttgcATTAATATAAGAAATGGGGATGATAAGCGATCAAAGACGGAAGAGGATAAGTGCAGAAGCAGATTATTGAAATCCCATGATCTCCACTTTAGATTTTTGGTAATTAATGCAAATTCTCATCAACTCCCATTATAAAAACCTAATTCTCTCACATCACTATACATTTCTCCTTTGATAGGCAAAGTTGAACACCTACCAAAAAAGGTCTTCAAGAATGAAGCTCATTTGGTCACCGGAGACGGCGTCGAAAGCTCTCATCGACACCGTCAAATCTGTATGGAATCCAAACCCAAAAAGATCCTATTAATGTTGTTTTGATTTCTTGGCAAGTTATAGTTATTAATCGAATTTCTTTATTCCATGCAGTGCGAGATCTTCAACGAATCAAGTGCGGCGGAGCTGGTTTCGGCGATGGCCGCGGGGTGGAACGCGCAGGTGGTGGTGGAGACGTGGAGGCGGGGCGGGGCGATCGCGGCGAGCGTCGGCCTAGCGGTGGCGGCGCGGCACAGCGGGGGGAGGCATGTATGCGTGGTGGCGGACGAGGAGTCGAGGGCGGAGTACGTGGAGGCGATGAGGGAGTCCGGCCGCGCAGCTGAGGTGGTGGTGGGGCGCCCGGAGGAGGCCATGGAGGGGCTCGAGGGGATCGATTTCCTCGTGCTGGACTGGCGCCGGAATGATCTCGCCAGGATTCTGAGGGCGGCCAGGTTGGGGCGGAGAGGGGCGGTTGTGGTGTGTAAGAACGCTAGCTCCGATGCAGCCGACGATTTCCGGTGGCGGCAGGGGAAGTTGAGGATCGTGCGGTCGGTGTTCTTGCCGGTCGGGAATGGACTGCACATCGCGCATGTCGGCGCCGCCTCTGGTGCCGCCGTGGTCACTGGCCGGAGCAGGTGGATCAAACACATTGACAGCCGGTCAGGAGAAGAGATGGTTTTTAGGAGATGAACTTTCAGTTGCAATCAATGTTACCTTCTTAACTgcaccttttttttctttttttggccTTTTCTTAGCTTTTGTATAACTGTACCATTTGTATATAAGGGAGAAGAGTTGACTCTTTACAGAATCCACCACTAGTGGATCTGCTTTAGCCTGAACacagaaagagagagagaggggatgAATGAGTAAAAATAAGGTGCCAAATGCACCCAAGTAGCAAATCTTTATCATGCAGTTGacattaaataaaactatgaAACTGTATATTATAGGAAGGCCATTTAAGATATGTAGTACTCCTACAAGATAGATAAACCGCATATATAGTGCTTTCTAACAATGagagatattattatttagtcCCAACTGTCTCGGCTTCTTCGTAGAGCTTTCTTTTGCGAGTGGGATTTCTTGGTGTCGAGTCGTTTCTGCTCCCCAATAGCAGACCTATGGAGTAAGAAAGGAACACTTAGTTAACATGATATTgcattttgttgaaattaattaagcagCAAGAGTTGCTCACAGTTTCGCTATCTTTTTTACAGTCTCTTGTGAAGGAGGTGGGGGTACATATGAAGCAGCATCGATAATAGCCTGCGTCCATTCCATCCACAACTAATTAACTTTCCAGTTGCCCAACACAACATGAATATatcttttcataattaatcacCTGTAGTTTTGCCAATGCATCTTCAATGTTGCCCCTATAAACAAACAGAATACCATGTAAACAATTGCTCTTGTTTCTTGTTAAAGAAAAAGGTGTGGTGATCGAGTTTTACTTTTGAGTTCTAGTCTTTGTTGACGAAATAACAATCTCCCCGTCCTTGTTGATCCGGTTCTTCTCCTGCCACCAATATAAGTTGGGATTAAAAAGATGATTGTCtccaaaacaaaatactccATGAACCAGGAGATGATTAGAAGGATAAGCTCTGCTTGTTATAAGCTAAATAACATACATGTAAAATGTCAGGGATTTGATAGACAGGTCCATGGGAATCTGCTGCTTATGAGATGCTGGATAGGATCTCATTGCAGCAGTATATACGtggcaaaagaaaaaataaaaccatatTGTAACATAGAGAAATTTGGTTGAACCTGATTAACAATGGCgtaaaacacaaacaaaattgAGATTTGAAAGGAAAGATCAGATATTTTAGATGATGGTAACATGCATTTCCAATGTGAGATAAACTAGAAGCCTTGTCAACttgatgaaaataatattaagatGAAGAGGACATAACTAACTTATGTTCGACAACTAACAACTTTTCTGCTTAGGATAGAAAGAAACATCTTGTTCTCCGTCTTCATCTAACTATATATAGGAAGATGCCCAAGGCTGAAAGAAATTGACGCATATTGCATAAAACTCGAAGAGTAAACCAGATATCTGATGGGACAGACTCATAATTCTATCACGTCTTTCATTTGCAATCAGTAATGCATATgtaataaagaaaacaacagTCATAAAAAACTCTGGCGATAGTGCCAAGGGTGagctcaaaataaaaaactaagagTCTGAGATGGTGTACAACAAATAAGAAAGGGTGCCAAGGATTTGATGGAATAGAACATGAGGGGCAAGCAACACACATgcttttcaaaatcaaatactaatatggTAAATAGGAACATAGAAAGTAACACCTCACCGTTTGCATTATCCTCTCCCTCACCCATTCACTCAACCAATGTGCCTTTTTAACATTAAATCGCATATCCACCTTCGTGTTTACTGCAGACATACAAACCTACTTAGCAATGCGGCCAATCAAATACGATAAAATGAGGCATCACACAcctttgttgacattttgccCTCCAGGCCCACTACTCCTGGCATAGCTTACAGAAACATGATCTgcataaagaaaaaaaagtgttgaAAATGTGCCAATATTCAGACATTCTACTctatcataattattttcctaGAACGAATCTGGTAACATACaaattttaacaataattCAATTGATAAATATGTCTCT is drawn from Salvia hispanica cultivar TCC Black 2014 chromosome 6, UniMelb_Shisp_WGS_1.0, whole genome shotgun sequence and contains these coding sequences:
- the LOC125194115 gene encoding uncharacterized protein LOC125194115 gives rise to the protein MKLIWSPETASKALIDTVKSCEIFNESSAAELVSAMAAGWNAQVVVETWRRGGAIAASVGLAVAARHSGGRHVCVVADEESRAEYVEAMRESGRAAEVVVGRPEEAMEGLEGIDFLVLDWRRNDLARILRAARLGRRGAVVVCKNASSDAADDFRWRQGKLRIVRSVFLPVGNGLHIAHVGAASGAAVVTGRSRWIKHIDSRSGEEMVFRR
- the LOC125194114 gene encoding peptidyl-tRNA hydrolase ICT1, mitochondrial-like isoform X2, translated to MAAMRAAPTAAMLARSIFRPPLHAQFSVRFFRASPSPGGFTLLRWRAPTGYCAVRCSSSKSGGQDKKSPARLVEVQRLLDEAEERYKAAGGGAEPIPQITLDHVSVSYARSSGPGGQNVNKVNTKVDMRFNVKKAHWLSEWVRERIMQTEKNRINKDGEIVISSTKTRTQKGNIEDALAKLQAIIDAASYVPPPPSQETVKKIAKLSAIGEQKRLDTKKSHSQKKALRRSRDSWD